In a single window of the Zea mays cultivar B73 chromosome 5, Zm-B73-REFERENCE-NAM-5.0, whole genome shotgun sequence genome:
- the LOC100286314 gene encoding phosphate import ATP-binding protein pstB 1 has product MGSASSDGLREHLLDVDGGGAAAVPKIRVRGLRRRADATGEEILRGVHLDVPRGAVMGVIGPSGSGKSTLLRALNRLWEPAPGAVLLDGADICALDVLALRRKVGMLFQLPAMFDGTVADNVRYGPQLRGKKLTEAEVKSLLHLADLDPALCSKPASELSVGQAQRVALARTLANDPEVLLLDEPTSALDPISTQNIEEAIVRLKKTRGLTTVIVSHSVKQIQRIADLVCLVVAGEVVEVLAPSDLSDAKHPMARRFLELSG; this is encoded by the exons ATGGGCTCTGCTTCATCAG ATGGTCTCCGGGAGCACTTGCTGGACGTGGACGGCGGCGGAGCGGCGGCGGTGCCCAAGATACGGGTGCGCGGGCTGCGGCGCCGCGCGGACGCGACCGGCGAGGAGATCCTCCGCGGCGTCCACCTCGACGTGCCGCGCGGGGCCGTCATGGGCGTCATCGGCCCCAGCGGCAGCGGCAAGTCCACGCTGCTCCGCGCGCTCAACCGCCTCTGGGAGCCCGCGCCCGGCGCCGTGCTCCTCGACGGCGCCGACATCTGCGCCCTCGACGTCCTCGCCCTGCGCCGCAAGGTCGGCATGCTCTTCCAGCTCCCCGCCATGTTCGACG GAACCGTGGCTGACAACGTACGATACGGGCCGCAGTTGCGCGGCAAGAAGCTAACCGAGGCCGAAGTGAAGAGCCTGCTGCACCTGGCCGACCTGGACCCTGCTCTGTGCTCCAAGCCGGCGTCCGAGCTGTCGGTCGGGCAGGCACAGCGCGTCGCCCTGGCCCGGACCCTCGCCAACGACCCCGAG GTGCTCCTGCTGGACGAGCCGACCAGCGCGCTGGACCCCATCTCGACGCAGAACATCGAGGAGGCCATCGTGCGGCTGAAGAAGACGAGGGGGCTCACCACGGTGATCGTCTCCCACAGCGTGAAGCAGATCCAGCGCATCGCCGACCTGGTGTGCCTCGTCGTCGCCGGCGAGGTCGTGGAGGTGCTCGCGCCGTCCGACCTGTCCGACGCCAAGCACCCGATGGCCAGGCGTTTCTTGGAGCTCAGCGGCTGA